A region from the Sandaracinus amylolyticus genome encodes:
- a CDS encoding alpha/beta fold hydrolase has translation MSELHVSTMGAGDPVVLLHSGGMSSRQWRKIAERLAPSHHVITPDFLGSGESPPHAEPFDHVQDVEAVERVIDRVGAVHLVGHSYGGLVALTVARRRPSTIRSLAVYDPVAFELVREANDVEALADLDRAARDPIFTDDTRGGGEAWYRAFVEFWNGKGAWDALPADRRASFLRVGAKVYLEVRSLMRDATRAEAYRAITAPTLLMHGARSPIVAHRIVAILGRAIARSKVRAIEGAGHMGPITHGDVVGSAIAEHLAANG, from the coding sequence ATGAGCGAGCTCCACGTCTCGACGATGGGCGCCGGCGATCCCGTCGTCCTCCTGCACAGCGGCGGCATGTCGTCGCGCCAGTGGCGCAAGATCGCGGAGCGTCTCGCGCCCTCGCACCACGTGATCACGCCTGATTTCCTGGGATCGGGCGAGAGCCCGCCGCACGCCGAGCCCTTCGATCACGTGCAGGACGTCGAGGCGGTCGAGCGCGTGATCGATCGTGTCGGGGCGGTGCATCTCGTCGGGCACTCGTACGGTGGTCTCGTCGCGCTCACCGTCGCGCGGCGTCGTCCGTCGACGATCCGCTCGCTCGCGGTGTACGACCCGGTCGCGTTCGAGCTCGTGCGCGAGGCGAACGACGTCGAGGCGCTCGCCGATCTCGATCGTGCGGCGCGCGATCCGATCTTCACCGACGACACGCGCGGCGGCGGCGAGGCGTGGTACCGCGCGTTCGTCGAGTTCTGGAACGGGAAGGGCGCATGGGACGCGCTGCCGGCGGACCGACGCGCGTCGTTCCTGCGCGTCGGCGCGAAGGTGTACCTCGAGGTGCGATCGCTGATGCGCGACGCGACGCGCGCCGAGGCCTATCGCGCGATCACCGCGCCCACGCTGCTGATGCACGGAGCGCGGTCGCCGATCGTCGCGCATCGCATCGTCGCGATCCTCGGGCGCGCGATCGCGCGATCGAAGGTGCGCGCGATCGAGGGCGCGGGGCACATGGGACCGATCACCCACGGCGACGTCGTGGGGAGCGCGATCGCCGAGCACCTCGCGGCGAACGGATGA
- a CDS encoding LolA family protein, giving the protein MKTRSFVLRWMGAALALPLVGCPGGVCPAVRIEDPATALASYQQSRETLRVMRAEARVDRRDEEGRIRGTVMMFLERPDRVRFDAMTQMGPAAILTSDGTTFALTDLREDRFYVGPTCPSNIERLLGIPLAGDEVALLLTGQTPRIESTRSEMRCDGGTYHVTLHGNDGRTQHLALEVRPEDREQPPEQQQMRLRESRVNAANGSLEWRVTWDDYRAVSDPSGGAAVTMPFRIQFEQPSRGIDTLVRFESIDLNAEVPADAFVQEARPGLQVETVQCE; this is encoded by the coding sequence GTGAAGACACGCTCCTTCGTGCTCCGGTGGATGGGCGCCGCGCTCGCGCTCCCGCTCGTGGGATGTCCCGGTGGCGTCTGCCCGGCGGTGCGCATCGAGGATCCGGCGACGGCGCTCGCCTCGTATCAGCAATCGCGCGAGACGCTGCGTGTGATGCGCGCGGAGGCGCGGGTCGATCGGCGCGACGAGGAGGGTCGCATCCGCGGCACGGTGATGATGTTCCTCGAGCGCCCCGATCGTGTGCGCTTCGACGCGATGACGCAGATGGGACCGGCCGCGATCCTCACGAGCGACGGGACCACGTTCGCGCTCACGGACCTGCGCGAAGATCGGTTCTACGTGGGCCCGACGTGCCCCTCGAACATCGAGCGCCTGCTGGGGATCCCGCTCGCCGGCGATGAGGTCGCGCTGCTGCTCACGGGCCAGACGCCGCGCATCGAGTCGACGCGATCCGAGATGCGCTGCGACGGCGGGACCTACCACGTGACGCTGCACGGGAACGACGGCCGCACGCAGCACCTCGCGCTCGAGGTGCGCCCCGAGGATCGCGAGCAGCCGCCCGAGCAGCAGCAGATGCGCCTGCGCGAGTCGCGCGTGAACGCGGCGAACGGCTCGCTCGAGTGGCGCGTGACGTGGGACGACTACCGCGCGGTGAGCGACCCGAGCGGCGGCGCGGCGGTCACGATGCCGTTCCGCATCCAGTTCGAGCAGCCCTCGCGCGGGATCGACACGCTCGTGCGCTTCGAGTCGATCGATCTGAACGCCGAGGTCCCGGCCGATGCGTTCGTGCAGGAGGCCCGCCCGGGCTTGCAGGTCGAGACGGTCCAGTGCGAGTGA
- a CDS encoding alpha/beta fold hydrolase yields the protein MAGCGYLLRSPSRPVPALHYHWGGAEARASCLLVLLPGFFDDPDAFERQGVVDQIHRARPTCDVVAMSLHLYDYRDESVVDRVHEDVVLEARRRGYRQVWLVGISMGALAAVLTAREHPEDIDGLVLVSPYLGTPGFAQRFERELARHGGLVAWARATPDRPCRYSRVLHDPRPVWRWLAGYGMHPDRMPPLWLAFGRDDRFADAQRLLAGEVAADHQLVVEGRHDWATWRRITQDLVAELPLELASDESAPREALPRGQLARRPAASDW from the coding sequence ATGGCGGGCTGCGGATACCTCCTGCGGTCGCCCTCGCGACCGGTGCCCGCGCTCCACTACCACTGGGGCGGCGCCGAGGCGCGCGCGTCGTGCCTGCTCGTGCTGCTGCCCGGCTTCTTCGACGATCCCGACGCGTTCGAGCGACAGGGCGTCGTCGATCAGATCCATCGCGCGCGACCGACCTGCGACGTCGTCGCGATGTCGCTCCACCTCTACGACTACCGCGACGAGTCCGTCGTCGATCGCGTCCACGAGGACGTCGTGCTCGAGGCGCGGCGTCGCGGATACCGACAGGTGTGGCTCGTCGGGATCTCGATGGGCGCGCTCGCGGCGGTGCTCACCGCGCGCGAGCACCCCGAGGACATCGACGGGCTCGTGCTCGTCTCTCCGTACCTCGGCACGCCCGGGTTCGCGCAGCGCTTCGAGCGCGAGCTCGCGAGGCACGGTGGCCTCGTCGCATGGGCGCGTGCGACACCGGATCGCCCCTGCCGCTACTCGCGCGTGCTCCACGATCCGCGTCCGGTGTGGCGATGGCTCGCGGGCTACGGCATGCACCCCGATCGCATGCCCCCGCTCTGGCTCGCGTTCGGTCGCGACGATCGCTTCGCGGACGCGCAGCGTCTCCTCGCGGGCGAGGTCGCTGCCGATCACCAGCTCGTCGTCGAAGGGCGGCACGACTGGGCGACCTGGCGCCGCATCACGCAGGATCTCGTCGCGGAGCTCCCGCTCGAGCTCGCGAGCGACGAGAGCGCGCCGCGCGAAGCGCTGCCGCGCGGACAGCTCGCGCGCAGACCGGCCGCCAGCGACTGGTGA
- a CDS encoding bifunctional homocysteine S-methyltransferase/methylenetetrahydrofolate reductase — MAGERDLLTALSQRPVVFDGAMGTQIYERGVLYTQNFDQLCVTRADLVKSVHAGYLAAGAEVLQTNTFGANRYRLALHNLEGQLDAINRAGVRIAREVAGDQAWVAGSIGPSGKILKSVRAGELDELREAFRDQAAVLLDEGVDALILETFRQPEEVRLAIEGAKLALDAAPEAKRGPIIASVSFDSFGTMADGTGPEEMAQRLVAWGADVIGVNCADGPAGVYETATKMVGAGRPIVAQPNAGLPRRVEGRFAYMATPDYFLVFARRMLKAGVRGIGGCCGTTPEHVRQMAAAARMVGATGEAGGPEIVSLAGAHELREATPQVAPGVTRISLAEKGPLGAKIGKKFVVSVEVNPPAGLSPQKALDAARMLRDGGVDVINVADGARATARMGNFALCHRIQDELGMPAIMHVTTRDRNLLGLVAHLLGCHELGLTNLVVITGDPPKMGDFPDATPVYDVDSVGLLRLIDGMNRGFDPGGKPLGAATRFLLATGAEPAAKDYQRELERLKKKREAGAEVVMTQPVYDPDVLDRFLRDVAPLDMPVLVGLLPLASYRNAEFLHNEVPGMSVPHEIRERMRKAGAGEEARREGVAIAREMLLAVKSRVAGAYIMPPLGRYELALRVIDGVV, encoded by the coding sequence ATGGCTGGCGAACGCGATCTCCTCACCGCTCTCTCGCAGCGTCCCGTGGTGTTCGACGGGGCGATGGGCACGCAGATCTACGAGCGTGGCGTGCTCTACACGCAGAACTTCGACCAGCTCTGCGTCACGCGCGCGGATCTCGTGAAGTCGGTGCACGCGGGGTATCTCGCCGCGGGCGCCGAGGTGCTCCAGACGAACACGTTCGGCGCGAACCGGTACCGCCTCGCGCTGCACAACCTCGAGGGACAGCTCGACGCGATCAACCGCGCGGGCGTGCGCATCGCGCGCGAGGTCGCGGGGGATCAGGCGTGGGTCGCGGGCTCGATCGGGCCGAGCGGGAAGATCCTGAAGAGCGTGCGCGCCGGCGAGCTCGACGAGCTCCGCGAGGCGTTCCGCGATCAGGCCGCGGTGCTTCTCGACGAGGGCGTCGACGCGCTGATCCTCGAGACGTTCCGCCAGCCCGAGGAGGTGCGGCTCGCGATCGAAGGCGCGAAGCTCGCGCTCGACGCGGCCCCCGAGGCGAAGCGCGGCCCGATCATCGCGAGCGTGTCGTTCGACTCGTTCGGCACGATGGCCGATGGAACCGGGCCCGAGGAGATGGCGCAGCGCCTCGTCGCGTGGGGCGCCGACGTGATCGGCGTGAACTGCGCCGACGGCCCTGCGGGCGTCTACGAGACCGCGACCAAGATGGTCGGCGCGGGCAGGCCGATCGTCGCGCAGCCCAACGCGGGTCTTCCGCGGCGCGTCGAGGGTCGCTTCGCGTACATGGCGACGCCCGACTACTTCCTCGTGTTCGCGCGACGGATGCTGAAGGCCGGCGTGCGCGGCATCGGCGGTTGTTGCGGGACCACGCCCGAGCACGTGCGCCAGATGGCCGCCGCGGCGCGCATGGTCGGCGCGACGGGCGAGGCGGGCGGTCCCGAGATCGTCTCGCTCGCGGGGGCGCACGAGCTGCGCGAGGCGACGCCGCAGGTCGCGCCCGGTGTGACGCGGATCTCGCTCGCGGAGAAGGGCCCGCTCGGCGCGAAGATCGGCAAGAAGTTCGTCGTCTCGGTCGAGGTGAACCCGCCCGCCGGGCTCTCGCCGCAGAAGGCGCTCGACGCGGCGCGCATGCTGCGCGACGGAGGCGTCGACGTGATCAACGTCGCCGACGGTGCGCGCGCGACCGCGCGCATGGGCAATTTCGCGCTCTGTCACCGCATCCAGGACGAGCTCGGGATGCCGGCGATCATGCACGTGACGACGCGCGACCGGAACCTGCTCGGGCTCGTCGCGCACTTGCTCGGGTGCCACGAGCTCGGCCTCACGAACCTCGTGGTGATCACCGGGGATCCGCCGAAGATGGGCGATTTCCCCGATGCGACGCCGGTCTACGACGTCGACTCGGTCGGGCTGCTCCGGTTGATCGACGGCATGAACCGCGGCTTCGATCCCGGTGGCAAGCCGCTCGGCGCGGCGACGCGCTTCCTGCTCGCGACCGGCGCGGAGCCGGCGGCGAAGGACTATCAGCGCGAGCTCGAGCGCCTGAAGAAGAAGCGCGAGGCCGGCGCCGAGGTCGTGATGACGCAGCCGGTCTACGACCCGGACGTGCTCGATCGTTTCCTGCGCGACGTCGCGCCGCTCGACATGCCGGTGCTCGTCGGCCTCCTGCCGCTCGCGAGCTATCGCAACGCGGAGTTCCTGCACAACGAGGTGCCGGGGATGAGCGTGCCGCACGAGATCCGCGAGCGGATGCGCAAGGCGGGCGCGGGTGAAGAGGCGCGCCGCGAGGGCGTCGCGATCGCGCGCGAGATGTTGCTCGCCGTGAAGTCGCGCGTCGCCGGCGCGTACATCATGCCGCCGCTCGGGCGATACGAGCTCGCGCTGCGCGTGATCGACGGCGTGGTGTGA
- a CDS encoding response regulator, producing MADKSRQKPTILVADDDIEILALVTRHLRRLDATILEASDGEEALKVARREKPDLVVLDVMMPGMSGWEVCRAIREDASLEGTGVIMLTGIGERLNEMTSPLYGADDHLDKPFDFDELDKRVESVLQKKGHR from the coding sequence ATGGCCGACAAGAGCAGGCAGAAGCCGACCATCCTGGTCGCTGACGACGACATCGAGATCCTCGCGCTCGTGACGCGACACCTGCGTCGCCTCGACGCGACGATCCTCGAGGCGTCGGACGGCGAAGAGGCGCTGAAGGTCGCGCGTCGCGAGAAGCCCGATCTCGTCGTGCTCGACGTGATGATGCCGGGCATGAGCGGCTGGGAAGTGTGCCGCGCGATCCGCGAGGACGCGTCGCTCGAGGGCACCGGCGTCATCATGCTCACCGGCATCGGCGAGCGGCTCAACGAGATGACGTCGCCCCTGTATGGCGCCGACGATCACCTCGACAAGCCGTTCGACTTCGACGAGCTCGACAAGCGCGTCGAGAGCGTGCTGCAGAAGAAGGGCCATCGCTGA
- a CDS encoding ABC transporter ATP-binding protein — translation MAEPLLVVEDLVTVFETDEGPVRAVDGVSFEVPRGGTLALVGESGCGKSVTSLSIMGLVPEPGHVAAGRILFGGRDLATMDERAMRALRGRRISMIFQDPSSSLNPVYTVGRQIEETLRAHLAMSAKAARARAIELLARVGIPAPSERIDAYPHQLSGGMRQRVMIAIALACEPELLIADEPTTALDVTIQAQILELLGALQRETGTSVILITHDLGVVAELADEVVVMYAGRVVERAQKSALFTSPRHPYTRGLLRSVPSSTAVSRAARLPTIRGVVPDLRALPAGCRFQDRCEHAAPACRDADPALVALTMGAAPDALSSHRVACVRESELASGALATQSQETGVV, via the coding sequence ATGGCGGAACCGCTCCTCGTCGTCGAGGACCTCGTGACGGTGTTCGAGACCGACGAGGGCCCGGTGCGCGCGGTCGACGGAGTCTCGTTCGAGGTGCCGCGCGGCGGCACGCTCGCGCTCGTCGGCGAGAGCGGCTGCGGCAAGAGCGTCACGTCGCTCTCGATCATGGGGCTCGTGCCCGAGCCCGGGCACGTCGCCGCCGGGCGCATCCTGTTCGGTGGGCGCGATCTCGCGACGATGGACGAGCGCGCGATGCGCGCGCTGCGCGGCCGGCGCATCTCGATGATCTTCCAGGATCCGTCGAGCTCGCTGAACCCCGTGTACACGGTGGGCCGGCAGATCGAGGAGACGCTGCGCGCCCACCTCGCGATGAGCGCGAAGGCCGCGCGTGCGCGCGCGATCGAGCTGCTCGCGAGGGTCGGCATCCCCGCGCCCAGCGAGCGCATCGACGCGTATCCGCACCAGCTCTCGGGCGGCATGCGGCAGCGCGTGATGATCGCGATCGCGCTCGCGTGCGAGCCCGAGCTCCTGATCGCCGACGAGCCGACCACCGCGCTCGACGTGACGATCCAGGCGCAGATCCTCGAGCTCCTGGGCGCACTGCAGCGGGAGACCGGTACGAGCGTGATCCTGATCACCCACGATCTCGGCGTGGTCGCGGAGCTCGCGGACGAGGTCGTCGTGATGTACGCGGGGCGCGTCGTGGAGCGCGCGCAGAAGAGCGCGCTCTTCACCTCGCCGCGACACCCGTACACGCGTGGCCTGCTGCGCAGCGTGCCCTCGAGCACGGCCGTGTCGCGCGCCGCGCGCCTGCCGACGATCCGCGGCGTCGTGCCCGATCTGCGCGCGCTGCCCGCGGGATGTCGGTTCCAGGATCGCTGCGAGCACGCTGCGCCCGCGTGTCGCGATGCCGATCCCGCGCTCGTCGCGCTCACGATGGGCGCTGCGCCCGACGCGCTCTCGAGTCATCGCGTCGCGTGCGTGCGCGAGAGCGAGCTCGCGTCCGGCGCGCTCGCGACGCAGTCGCAGGAGACGGGTGTTGTCTGA
- a CDS encoding FHA domain-containing protein, translating to MSGSTRAPGSPMGDASHGEPPVGPRRGDAFVDRLGDRLTASHPPPPLDPATADDAPAIETIPPRSRVPVEASDVRRMPDDRDDAIDFPPAGPSKPPDAFSEFEEDDLVNEHTAIDDRDALLSESTQIYDEGPPMPVLFVESGRDQGREYVLVEGETTVGRGIDNEVILADVSVSRRHLKVVREAAVLVLRDMGSGNGTMVNGRRVSSVALSDGDRIELGETVLVVRVPGADLAAAAQSEPDLPRAPEHTTDENVRSAGPSFEMPLATHSEWSSLPPAAGGPSLPPPAPSSAWLGAQERTGNVVLDRRTLLLAAAGIAVGAAVLGALVVALVLRSSTTQPQPVASTLPVESTPVAVPAYVPPVATIPTVAPAQPTVVPTAQQVPPVQPVPPAQPVATVQPGAPAQPVATVQPVATVQPVAAPEPVAEAAVEERERETPAARGADPSPRERGVRPVRAPRPTRTTERAEPARPTRGGDAVLSAYRGGDFASASRAARAGGQAALATQIDQFATHYRAAQNASRGSAQAISALERAIAIDNQIVRGGHYGARLRPQLVAAYLDSAQSSIGSRPQDACRRVQLALRLDDGARATSLGRQCEQRAQSLLGEAQGVERNDASRAIALYRAILPMVPSSSATYSRARQRIDALSRARSVDEDE from the coding sequence ATGAGCGGGTCCACGCGCGCGCCCGGTTCGCCGATGGGCGATGCCTCGCACGGCGAGCCTCCTGTCGGGCCTCGTCGAGGGGATGCGTTCGTCGATCGCCTCGGCGATCGGCTCACTGCGTCGCATCCGCCACCGCCGCTCGATCCCGCCACGGCGGACGACGCGCCGGCGATCGAGACGATCCCGCCGCGGTCACGGGTCCCGGTCGAGGCGAGCGACGTGCGCCGCATGCCCGACGATCGCGACGACGCGATCGACTTCCCTCCCGCCGGCCCGTCGAAGCCGCCGGACGCCTTCTCGGAGTTCGAGGAGGACGATCTCGTCAACGAGCACACCGCGATCGACGATCGCGACGCGCTGCTCAGCGAGAGCACGCAGATCTACGACGAGGGCCCGCCGATGCCGGTGCTCTTCGTCGAGTCGGGGCGCGATCAGGGCCGCGAGTACGTGCTCGTCGAGGGCGAGACGACGGTCGGTCGCGGCATCGACAACGAGGTGATCCTCGCGGACGTCTCGGTGTCGCGGCGGCACCTCAAGGTGGTGCGCGAGGCCGCCGTGCTCGTGCTGCGCGACATGGGCAGCGGCAACGGCACGATGGTCAACGGGCGCCGCGTGAGCTCGGTGGCGCTCTCCGACGGCGATCGCATCGAGCTCGGCGAGACCGTGCTGGTGGTGCGAGTGCCGGGGGCGGACCTCGCGGCCGCGGCGCAGTCGGAGCCCGATCTGCCGCGCGCGCCCGAGCACACGACGGACGAGAACGTGCGGTCCGCCGGGCCGTCGTTCGAGATGCCGCTCGCGACGCACAGCGAATGGTCGTCGCTTCCGCCCGCCGCCGGTGGGCCCTCGCTGCCGCCGCCGGCGCCGTCGAGCGCGTGGCTCGGTGCGCAGGAGCGGACCGGCAACGTGGTGCTGGATCGGCGGACGTTGCTGCTCGCGGCCGCGGGGATCGCGGTCGGTGCCGCCGTGCTCGGCGCGCTCGTGGTGGCGCTGGTGCTGCGCAGCAGCACGACGCAGCCGCAGCCGGTCGCGTCGACGCTCCCCGTGGAGAGCACGCCGGTCGCGGTGCCTGCGTACGTGCCGCCCGTCGCGACGATCCCGACGGTCGCGCCCGCGCAGCCCACGGTGGTCCCGACGGCGCAACAGGTCCCGCCTGTGCAGCCGGTGCCGCCTGCGCAGCCGGTCGCGACGGTGCAGCCGGGCGCGCCTGCGCAGCCGGTCGCGACGGTGCAGCCGGTCGCGACGGTGCAGCCGGTCGCGGCGCCCGAGCCGGTCGCCGAAGCGGCCGTCGAAGAGCGCGAGCGCGAGACGCCGGCGGCGCGCGGAGCGGATCCCTCGCCGCGCGAGCGCGGTGTGCGTCCGGTGCGCGCTCCGAGGCCGACTCGCACCACGGAGCGCGCGGAGCCGGCGCGTCCGACGCGCGGCGGCGATGCCGTTCTCTCCGCGTATCGCGGCGGTGACTTCGCGAGCGCTTCGCGCGCGGCACGCGCCGGTGGGCAAGCCGCGCTCGCCACGCAGATCGATCAGTTCGCGACGCACTATCGCGCTGCGCAGAACGCGTCGCGCGGCTCGGCGCAGGCGATCTCCGCGCTCGAGCGCGCCATTGCGATCGACAACCAGATCGTGCGCGGCGGTCACTACGGCGCGCGGTTGCGTCCGCAGCTCGTCGCGGCGTACCTCGACTCCGCACAGTCCTCGATCGGATCGCGCCCTCAGGACGCGTGTCGCCGCGTGCAGCTCGCGCTGCGCCTCGACGATGGCGCGCGCGCGACGTCGCTGGGGCGGCAGTGCGAGCAACGCGCGCAGTCGCTGCTCGGCGAAGCGCAGGGTGTCGAGCGCAACGACGCGAGCCGCGCGATCGCGCTCTACCGCGCGATCCTTCCGATGGTGCCTTCGAGCAGCGCGACGTACTCGCGCGCGCGGCAGCGCATCGACGCGCTCTCCCGCGCGCGCTCGGTCGACGAGGACGAATAG
- a CDS encoding zinc-binding dehydrogenase yields MKRVVVDRPGGYERLRVEAARDPEPVLDEVRVRVRASGVNYADCVIRMGLYESAKHYVGYPITPGFEVAGTIDAVGSLARDVAIGTEVIAVTRFGGYASHVVVPRAQIFAKPRALSFDEAASIPANFLTAHWALHGLAKVRLGETILVHSAAGGVGGALSQLGRRAGARVIGVVGRREKIDVARGLGCDAVIDASSGDWVARARVLSPRGYEIVLDANGASTLRASFELLCAPGRLVIYGFHSMLPRGRGRPSLARLARTWLATPRFDPLAMTGTNRSVLALNLSYLFEQRAILHEGMRDLLVAFERGELVAPPITCFALDDVASAHRALETGATVGKLVLVAQP; encoded by the coding sequence ATGAAGCGCGTCGTCGTCGACCGCCCGGGCGGGTACGAGCGACTACGCGTCGAGGCGGCGCGCGACCCCGAGCCCGTGCTCGACGAGGTGCGCGTGCGGGTGCGCGCGAGCGGCGTGAACTACGCGGACTGCGTGATCCGCATGGGGCTCTACGAGTCCGCGAAGCACTACGTCGGATATCCGATCACGCCGGGCTTCGAGGTCGCGGGCACGATCGACGCGGTCGGCTCGCTCGCGCGCGACGTCGCGATCGGCACCGAGGTGATCGCGGTGACGCGCTTCGGTGGATACGCGTCGCACGTCGTCGTGCCGCGCGCGCAGATCTTCGCGAAGCCGCGCGCGCTCTCGTTCGACGAGGCGGCGAGCATTCCTGCCAATTTCCTGACAGCGCACTGGGCGCTGCACGGGCTCGCGAAGGTGCGCCTGGGCGAGACGATCCTCGTGCACTCGGCGGCCGGCGGCGTCGGTGGTGCGCTCTCACAGCTCGGTCGTCGTGCGGGCGCGCGGGTGATCGGCGTGGTCGGTCGCCGCGAGAAGATCGACGTCGCACGCGGGCTCGGGTGCGACGCAGTGATCGACGCGTCGAGCGGCGACTGGGTCGCGCGGGCGCGCGTGCTCTCGCCGCGCGGGTACGAGATCGTGCTCGATGCGAACGGTGCGTCGACGCTGCGCGCGAGCTTCGAGCTGCTCTGCGCGCCGGGGCGCCTCGTGATCTACGGGTTCCACTCGATGCTGCCGCGAGGTCGTGGGCGTCCTTCGCTCGCACGGCTCGCGCGCACGTGGCTCGCGACGCCGCGCTTCGACCCGCTCGCGATGACGGGCACGAACCGCAGCGTGCTCGCGCTGAACCTCAGCTACTTGTTCGAGCAGCGCGCGATCCTCCACGAGGGCATGCGCGATCTGCTCGTCGCGTTCGAACGAGGTGAGCTCGTCGCGCCGCCGATCACGTGCTTCGCGCTCGACGACGTCGCGAGCGCGCATCGTGCGCTGGAGACGGGCGCGACCGTCGGCAAGCTCGTGCTCGTGGCTCAGCCGTAG
- a CDS encoding ABC transporter ATP-binding protein: MSELAPAVETERAPLIAVERLTKHFAQRRGLFDRTSRAVRAVDGVDLEVAPGETLGLVGESGCGKSTLGRLVLRLIEPTSGHIRFEGREITTLSREQMRPLRRRMQIVFQDPYGALDPRLTIQSAIGEALRVHGLARGVYEERERIAQLLEKVGLRADHMRRYPHEFSGGQRQRIVIARALAVDPRFVVADEPVSALDVSIQAQIVNLLKDLQDELGLSYLFVAHDLAVVRWMSHRVAVMYLGRIVEVASSDAIWETPKHPYTKALLSAVPTPDPGSRRARIVLEGDVPSPLAPPSGCRFHPRCPIAKKGLCDVRDPALEEKRSGHRVACHLAE, from the coding sequence TTGTCTGAGCTCGCCCCCGCCGTGGAGACCGAGCGCGCGCCGCTGATCGCGGTCGAGCGTCTGACCAAGCACTTCGCGCAGCGACGCGGGCTCTTCGATCGGACGTCGCGCGCGGTGCGCGCCGTCGACGGGGTCGATCTCGAGGTCGCGCCGGGCGAGACGCTCGGTCTCGTCGGCGAGTCGGGCTGCGGAAAGAGCACGCTCGGCCGGCTCGTGCTGCGCCTGATCGAGCCGACGTCGGGGCACATCCGCTTCGAGGGCCGCGAGATCACGACGCTCTCTCGCGAGCAGATGCGCCCGCTGCGGCGGCGCATGCAGATCGTGTTTCAGGATCCCTACGGCGCGCTCGATCCGCGGCTCACGATCCAGAGCGCGATCGGCGAGGCGCTGCGCGTCCACGGGCTCGCGCGCGGCGTGTACGAGGAGCGCGAGCGCATCGCGCAGCTGCTCGAGAAGGTCGGCCTGCGCGCCGATCACATGCGCCGCTATCCCCACGAATTCTCGGGCGGCCAGCGCCAGCGCATCGTCATCGCGCGCGCGCTCGCGGTCGATCCGCGCTTCGTCGTCGCCGACGAGCCGGTGAGCGCGCTCGACGTCTCGATCCAGGCGCAGATCGTCAACCTGCTGAAGGACCTGCAGGACGAGCTCGGGCTCTCGTACCTCTTCGTCGCGCACGACCTCGCGGTCGTGCGTTGGATGAGCCATCGCGTCGCCGTGATGTACCTCGGGCGCATCGTCGAGGTCGCGTCGTCCGACGCGATCTGGGAGACGCCGAAGCACCCGTACACGAAGGCGCTGCTCAGCGCAGTGCCGACGCCCGATCCCGGGTCGCGCCGCGCGCGCATCGTGCTCGAGGGCGACGTGCCGAGCCCGCTCGCGCCGCCGTCGGGGTGTCGCTTCCATCCGCGCTGTCCGATCGCGAAGAAGGGGCTGTGCGACGTCCGCGATCCGGCGCTCGAGGAGAAGCGCTCGGGCCATCGCGTCGCGTGCCACCTCGCGGAGTGA
- a CDS encoding response regulator — MDRGGVLVAVIDEDPWAVRSVNGVLRDVGFRTLGFSSPLAALEILVPRRFDVVITEHRMKELSGAQLSSLARERMGDERPGFVLLTRSLLSVEGSERELFDACLAKPFQVMELVAAIEQSVMARPRKSSRPRPATGARWLHGTPKGKTAS, encoded by the coding sequence GTGGATCGTGGAGGCGTGCTCGTCGCGGTGATCGACGAGGACCCGTGGGCGGTGCGGAGCGTGAACGGCGTGTTGCGTGATGTCGGCTTCCGTACGCTCGGCTTCAGCTCGCCGCTCGCGGCGCTGGAGATCCTCGTCCCGCGGCGCTTCGACGTGGTGATCACCGAGCACCGCATGAAGGAGCTCTCGGGCGCGCAGCTGAGCTCGCTCGCGCGCGAGCGGATGGGTGACGAGCGACCCGGCTTCGTGCTCCTCACGCGGTCGCTGCTGTCGGTCGAGGGCAGCGAGCGCGAGCTCTTCGACGCGTGCCTCGCGAAGCCCTTCCAGGTGATGGAGCTCGTCGCGGCGATCGAGCAGTCGGTGATGGCGCGGCCGCGGAAGTCCTCGCGCCCTCGGCCCGCGACCGGCGCGCGCTGGCTGCACGGCACCCCGAAGGGAAAGACCGCGAGCTGA